The DNA sequence AAATTTAATACCGGAATCCATTTATAAGGACTCCATCGATGAACATCCGTGTGAACTTTAAAATCGGCAGGAAGATCACTGACAGAGGAAAGGCGAACTGTCCTGAGATCGCTTCCTTTTTTTGTATTACTATCATCGACTCCACTCATTGCTTTCAGATTTTACAAGAAAAGTTTTTTGTCTATCAAAATATATTCCAATCCCTGTAAACCTGAGCTTTTGAAATTTTCGATTTGCAATTTTACCATATCCTTATGCTCTGGTAATAGATGAGGATAAGCGTCTTACTTTATGCAAGAAGAAATTAATTCAGAACTGACAAGAGCCATAGACAAATTAAAAAAGCTGCCGGAGGAAAATCAAAGACAGGTGATTGAATTCATTGATTTTCTTTCCCTTATCAATATACCTTCACAATCCGAAGAAAATTCTTAACTATATATATTCCATAAATTCACAATGAGGAAAGCGGGAACACTGTTGATATTTCTTTCCCCGACCTGTGTTTTTTACTTTTATCTCTCCCTTATTACATAAAGGACAGAGGTTTTTCTTTTCAGGTTCTGATTCCAAATTATTCTTTTTTGTTGTAAATGGCTTTTTTTTTGTCTGAACTAAACATTTCTGAAGAGATGAATAAAAGTCTTTTATCAGTTGCAAACGTTCAAGCTTTTTCATTTCAACTAAATCCAACTTTTTTTCGATAGAAGCTGTAAACTTTTCATCTATAAATTCTATAAAATTCTCACATAATCTTGTATTTACAAGTAAACCTAACTCTTCCGGCAATAGATAATTTTTCTCTTTTCGAATATACTTACGTTTGAATAAAACATTTAAACTCGAAGCATAGGTGGAAGGCCGACCCACTCCACTTGATTCCATTTTCCTTATAATTGTTGCTTCCGTAAAAGGAATTGGGGCCTCAGTATTTTTTTTCTCCCAAAAAAACTTTTCCACAACATATTCCTTACCCTTTTCTAAATGATGTGGTTTCTCTTTTTTCTTATTTTCTCCTGTAAATACAGTGAAACCCTCAAAAACAACTTCCTTTTGCTTATTTAAAAAATAATAATCTTTTCTTTTAGAAAGATATTTATATTCCACACTTTGCTCCGCGGCCATCCCTGATACAACAAATCTTTCCCAGATTAATTTATATAAATCTAATAAATCTTTAGGTAACTTATTTGTATAATTCTTAGGCTCCCGGCTTATGCTTACCGGACGGATGGCTTCATGAGCATCCTGAATATTTCCTTTTTTGGATTTTCTTTGCATAAGACCTATGAACACTTTACCAAATTGTTTTTCGATATAAATACGCCTTTTTAAAGCCGCTTCTTCACTAATTCGAACAGAATCCGTTCTCATATATGTTATAAAACCCAATCTTCCTTCTCCGGCTATATCAACTCCTTCATATAGTTTCTGTGCGAGTAACATAGTTTTGTTGGCCGGAAATTTTAACCTGCGATAGGCTTCTTGTTGCAGGGTAGATGTAGTAAAAGGTGGAGGTGGATACCGTGTTTTCTTTTCTGATTGGATATCAACAACTTTTAATTTTACTTCTGTTTCATTTTTTTCTAATTTGTTTAAATCTTTTATAATATCCTCCACCTGTTTCTGAGAAGATAAATGTAATGTTTTTAAAGAAGTATCAACAGGTTCGACTAATAGAAATAACAGACCCTCTCTAAGTTCAGCACTTACCTCATAGTATTCCTCGGTAGCAAATTCCTCTATTTCCTTTTGTCTATCACAAATCCACTTTAATACAGTAGATTGAACCCTTCCTGCCGATAAACCTGAACGTATATCCCAGAGCAGAGGACTTACTGAATAACCCATAAGTCTATCGATGATTCTTCTCGCTAATTGCGCTTCGACCAGATCCAAATTTAGCTTTCCAGGATTTTGTAACTCTTTCTTTAATGCTTTCTTACTGATCTCTTTTAAAGTAATTCGCTGGAATAATGCAACGCCACTCTCCTGCAAAAAATTCTTTATGTGAAAGGCAATAGCTTCTCCTTCCCTATCCGGATCGGTAGCCAAAATAACAGAAGACGAAATTCTTGCTTCCTTAAGAAGTTGTCGTAAAATCTTTTCCTTCCCCTGAATAATTTCAAATTCAGGATGAAAAGAATTCTTTATATCAACTCCCATCACATGGGAGGGAAGATCCTGAGTATGACCGTAAGTTGCTAAAACTCGATAGTCTTCCCCCAGATAAGATTGGATTGTTTTTGCCTTAGAAGGAGATTCTACTACCAGTAATACCCGCTTTTTCATTTCGGTCAGAATAAAAAATCTCCTCTTACTGAAAAGAAGAACTTGTATTTTGTAAGCCTTTACAATAAGGTTTTTAAAGTTATGAAAAAAAAAATTCCCCTGAAGCTTTTCCGTAAGGAAAGACATGCCTCCGGTTTTAAAGTTAGAGAGTCAGAAAAAATCTTTCGAAAAAATTACGAAGAACGCTCCATGAATATGGAGAGAAAAATTAATAAGATTCGTTACTTCTTTTGCGGTATTTTTCTCGTGACAGCTTTTTCGGCCTATAAAAACGGAAGTCAAAAAGCTGTATACACTTCGCTTTTCGTAACTGCTATCGTATATTTAATAAACACAATTACCTGGCATATCGTTTTAAACAAAATATCCTACAGGAATTGGATACGTTATGTTACAACTACTCTCGATTTACTGGTAGTTTTTTTTGCAAAATTCGGATTTAGCTTTGATCCCTTCCTGGGCTGGGGAACTGCCATTAAAGAGCCGGCCTCTTTTGATGCTTTTTTCTTATTTATTATCCTTGCCGGACTTAGACTTGATAAAAAGTTTTCCCTTTTCACAGGGATACTATCTGCCATACTTTATATAACTCTTCTTTCTTTATCCCTGGCAAGCGGACATATGCATTTTAGTAACAGCTTTAAAGAGTTTTTCACTCATAATACTCTTCGTTTTCCTACTGAATTTGCAAAAATTATCTTTCTGCTTTTTGGATCGTATATTATTTCCATTCTGGCCAACGATACTCGAAGTTACCTGGGAAAGCTTTCTGAATCAGAATCCAGAGCCAACCATAATAATCAATTAATGGAAGATATATTTGAAAAAGTTGAAGATATTTCCGGAACTCTTCGGGCTATGGTACTAAACCTCGAACAAAGCACAGCCTCCCTACAGATGAATGTGTTGGAACAGGAGGAATACCTCAAGCAGGATGAAGTAGAAGTTTTTAAAATTCATAAAGATGGAAAAGAAGTAACCGAAATTACCTCTGCCCAGTTACAGCTTATCACAAATATACTCCATAGAGTTGAAAACTCGGTAGCTTCTATTCAGGATATACAAAAGAATAGTTTTGAAGCCCTAAAAAAAGCCGAAAAAGCCTGGAGTAGCACAATGGAAAGTAAAAATTTCTTAGAAAAAACGGTTCAAGTTGTTAACGAGATGAAATCTCAATCTGAAAAGATAATCAATATTTCCAATACTATCAATGAAATTTCAGATAGAACAAATCTTCTTTCTCTGAATGCTTCTATTGAAGCAGCAAGAGCCGGAGAACACGGAAGAGGATTTTCTGTCGTAGCCTATGAAGTCCAAAAACTCGCTGACCAGAGTCTTGGTTCTTCAAGAGAGATTAGCTCGATTATCAATGCAACGGTAAAAAATATTGAGAATGCCTCAAAGATGATTCAATCTACATTTGATAAATTAGTTCTGGTAGGGGAAATCACTTCCGAGAATGAAAGCTTCATTCGTAGTTTACAACAAAAGATTACCGAACAGGAAAAAGCAAACTTTAAGATTAAAAATGAAATTGGAAATGTAACTGACATTTCCGAAAACATTGCTTCTCTTGCCAAAGGTCAAAAGGGTGCCATGGAAGAATGGAAAACCAGAAATGAAAAGAAAACAGAAATGGGCGAAGAAACCCTGCATATTTCATCCAAATTAAAAGAACTATCTCATACTCTTGAAATCCATGCAAACAAATTACATGAACTGGTTCGTGGAAGGGAAAAGTTTTTAACCGAAGAAAACCGAACCAAACATGCAGGTAAGTCCTAAGTAAACGAACAAACACTGGTTTTCTTACGATTACCCAACTTTTATCGTACAAAAAGCTCAATAATTTATGCTTGATTTTTCTATACAGTTTTTTTACACTGCCGTAAATTATGTCCAGATTAGTAGTTCAAAAATTCGGTGGAACATCTGTAGGAACCCCGGAGAGAATACAAAATGTCGCAAAAAGGATTAAATCTTATTACGAAAAAGGCGACAGCGTAGTAGTTGTTGTATCTGCAATGGGTAAAACAACCGATCAGCTAATTGAACTCTCCAAGCAGGTGAATCAAAGTCCAAATAAAAGAGAAATGGATGTTCTTCTGTCCACAGGTGAACAAGTTTCCATAGCCATGTTAGCTATGGCTCTTGAAGCTATAGGTGTACCGGCTATATCCTTCACCGGCTTCCAGGTAAAGATTATTACGGATGGAAATTACTCAAATGCCAAAATCGAGATGATCTCCCGTCACAGGATAGAAGAGGCTATAGCAAAGAAGAAAGTTGTTGTCGTAGCTGGTTTTCAGGGGGTTGACAAGGATGACAACATCAATACTCTCGGGAGAGGAGGAAGTGATACTTCAGCCGTAGCTCTGGCAGCAGCCCTTGACGCCAATGAGTGTGAAATTTACACTGATGTAGATGGTGTATTCACTGCCGATCCGAATAAGGTGCAGGGAACCCGTATGCATCCACAGATCACCTATGATGAAATGTTAGAATTAGCCAGTTTAGGTGCCGGCGTACTACATTCCAGAAGTGTAGAATTCGCAAAAAATTACAATGTTGTAATACATGTGCGTTCCAGCTTTAACGACAAGCCGGGAACCTTAGTCTTGAGTGAGGATAAAATAGTGGAAAAACTTAGAGTAAGTGGAGTAACTGTAAAAAATGATCAGGCCAGAGTAACCATACCTAATGTACCGGACAAACCAGGTCTCGCAGCTGACCTTTTCGGAGAACTGGCCAGTTCTGATATAATTGTAGATGTAATTGTCCAATCTTCTCCCTATAATGGAAGAAACACCATAGCCTTTACAATTCCCAGAAAAGACAGCGAAGCAGCTCGAGCGATTTTGGAAAAATTTTCCAATACGCACGATACAGGCTCACCTGAAATTGATGGAAAAATTGCCATTCTTTCTGTAGTAGGTGTAGGTATGAAATCTCATGTAGGGGTTGCTGCCGGTATGTTTAAGACTCTGGCAAAGAAGTCTATAAACATTGAAATGATTTCAACATCTGAAATAAAAATTTCCTGCGTAATTAAGGAAGAAGACGCACTTACTGCCCTTCAAGAAGTCCATAGTACCTTTATAAATTAACCAGGGTAAACAAAAAACCTCTGCTGTCTGCAAACAGCAGAGGTAGTGAAGTGAGGTGCAGTTAGGAGATATTCGTAAGGAGAACAACTAAAGTATAAAACCAGATTCATTCTCTTAGTATTAAATTAGACTTCCATAATTGTATTTTGTTAAAAATAATTTAGAAAGTTTCTAAATTATTTCATTTCCCTCAGAGAAAAATTAAAACCTACCTTTTTTCCTTTTCCGGCTTTTAGGATTAGCTCTCGATAAAAATAAAAAAGGGAATGGTTTCCCATTCCCTTTGAATTAATAAATTTGAAACTATCTATCAGTTTTTAGGAGCATTAAAGAAATCTGAAGCAGAGCATCCTGCTTGTCCAACATCAATAATGTTTTTGTTGGCATCCAGACAGAATATTTGCCACCAGAGTCCGGCCTGTCCGGAACCTGCAGTATAGGTTCTTACAAGACCCTGTTTCTTAAATACCCGCACAGTAGCACCTGAGTTTGAAATCGCAGTTGCACTGGAATCTCTCTGACCTTTAGTCCAGTTGTAAACACTATAACCCCTTCTTGCCTTAGACCATGCGGATCCTTTCACTGTAACAGTTTCCGGACCATAACCGGTAACTACGTCAATATCCAGGGTCAGGTCACCACCTAATTTGGATTTATCGTTCCAAACTACCTGTTCCGGCTTAGCAGAACCGTATTCCATATGAGAGTCAAGGTCTTTTGGACTTGCATCCCAGGAAAGAACGATACGTACTTCATTATCCCCAAGGCTGGGTGAAATTAATACGTTCTGATTAGGAGGTGTATCCGGTCCTGCTGAAACCACTGTTCTGTAAGTAGTAATATAACCGGCACCACTTACTTCCATAGTATAATTCCCTGCAGGAACACTTGGAATAGCATAAGAACCATCAGAAGATGTTGTAACCGAAGAAATACCGGAAAGATAATCACCGGAAGTGCTATTCACTCCTGAACGAATTCTTACAGTTAAGCCGGCTACTCCCTGATTTGTCATAGCACTCAGCACCCTTCCTGACACGTTGGCCGGAGGTTGATATCCGGGTACCATTGTGATGATATCAAAAGTGGTAGTTGCATTGGCCTGAATGTTCACATTTCCTTCAACTGTTACATAACCTGCAGATACGAATCTAACTTTCCAGGCTCCGGCATTCACACTGAATACGTTGTATGTTGGAACATTTGTGAAAGTAGTAGGTCCTGAGGTTAAAGATGCAGGTTGAACTCCCGCAGTTGGTCTCGTTCCAAAGGTAGGATGGATAATTTCCAGATTGTAGGTTCCTGTAAAATTTACCAGGTTTCCACCGGAGGTGGTTGTTTTCACAGAACCGGTTAAGTTTCCTCTACCGCTACTGGTTACAATCTGGGCATTTACCACTGCATCACCGGTTGAAGTTACAGTAACCGGAATGTAAGTATCAATTCCGTTTTTAGAAATCTTCAAGACATAAGAACCGGGATCCACGTTGGTAAAGGTGTAGTTTCCATTTGCATCTGTAGTCACTGTAGGAACAATTTGATCGCTTCCTGCAGACAGTCTGTTTGAAGGTAAAGTACAGCTTGCAGAATCTCCGGAAGGAGCAGAAGCTAAGGTACAGTCTCTTCTCACATTGGCCTGGAACTGATTATTAGAATCCATAGTTCCCAGAGTGATAACAGCACCATCCACAGCACCGGTACTAATCGCATCTGAAACAGTTCCGGAAATCTTACGACGGGACTCGTGAAGCACATTGATTCCGTTAATTCCGGAAAGGTTAAGAACCGCGTTACCATCAGTATAGGTGTTGGTAGCAACAAGAGAGTTATCTGCCTGAACAGGAGTTGTCAGGATATGTCCCATAGGGTCTACAATCATGATCTGGTAGGAACTCTGTTTAAAGTTATAGGTTCCACCGGTTGTATCCACTGAGTTACTCACTCCAGCACCGGCAACAAAACTTGCTGCACTCAGTTTTGGGGCAGATTGATAAGCTCCAACAGCATACATAATCCTGTCGGTACTATCTACTACTCCGTCACCATTCAGATCGGTTACATTAGTAAGAGGAACTACTTTTGAATTTCCATCATAAGCAAAAGCACCACCGACTGTAACCGCAACATGAGCTACAGGATTTCCGGAACTATCGGTATTACCCAGCATTACAGCAAAAAGACCGCTTACAGAGGCATTTGGAGTATAGTTGCTGGCTCCAGAAAGCTTATCCAAAACAGTCACTGAGCCCTGAATCTGAGAACGCTTATCACTGGTTACCATGGTAATAGCAGGAACTGTAACATCCTGACCATTGAGAATCATAGTATTTACAGCTGTATTTTCATAACCGGGTGCTGAAATATAGTAATCCCATTTACCCGCAGCGGCTGCAAAAGTCAGGTTAGTTCCACTAACTTCGTAAACTTTGTTAGCATAGCTATCGTAAGTCCACGGACCATTTCCCTGATTAGTGATTATACAGGAAACCTGGTATCCATCGGCAGCACAGGCATTTTTACAGACATCGGCTGCCACGTTATTACAGGCCTGAATCATCCAGTTTTTTGCTGCGTTTCTTAAGTTTACGGTTTCTGT is a window from the Leptospiraceae bacterium genome containing:
- the topA gene encoding type I DNA topoisomerase; its protein translation is MKKRVLLVVESPSKAKTIQSYLGEDYRVLATYGHTQDLPSHVMGVDIKNSFHPEFEIIQGKEKILRQLLKEARISSSVILATDPDREGEAIAFHIKNFLQESGVALFQRITLKEISKKALKKELQNPGKLNLDLVEAQLARRIIDRLMGYSVSPLLWDIRSGLSAGRVQSTVLKWICDRQKEIEEFATEEYYEVSAELREGLLFLLVEPVDTSLKTLHLSSQKQVEDIIKDLNKLEKNETEVKLKVVDIQSEKKTRYPPPPFTTSTLQQEAYRRLKFPANKTMLLAQKLYEGVDIAGEGRLGFITYMRTDSVRISEEAALKRRIYIEKQFGKVFIGLMQRKSKKGNIQDAHEAIRPVSISREPKNYTNKLPKDLLDLYKLIWERFVVSGMAAEQSVEYKYLSKRKDYYFLNKQKEVVFEGFTVFTGENKKKEKPHHLEKGKEYVVEKFFWEKKNTEAPIPFTEATIIRKMESSGVGRPSTYASSLNVLFKRKYIRKEKNYLLPEELGLLVNTRLCENFIEFIDEKFTASIEKKLDLVEMKKLERLQLIKDFYSSLQKCLVQTKKKPFTTKKNNLESEPEKKNLCPLCNKGEIKVKNTGRGKKYQQCSRFPHCEFMEYI
- a CDS encoding carboxypeptidase regulatory-like domain-containing protein; protein product: MRTINMFKKFSFWGSLILILVLAFTSGCSKKKQAIPLLPLALTGSESVSSGGIDDGAKDSNGITLPSSNSSTDSGTSSGTGTGTTTNNDGNTQTNTVPSSKQEVATHGPAKITGKIVPTIGGLPICAEGQTPGDPPQCVLETGAQLDLTKVEVKLIQNVNGEEVVVATTNLNADGSYTFNVEDLNNGVYRVLTNSGNGLNFVEQDFQFTYDPTSQNPTEVALNDMNAERLYYTSGPAVISGKVTTPGFSGDGVNVPSGALSGVTVELKNGEGTVVATTTTDSNGNYKFCFNDTNSCTSGGTNVASNLDNGNYTITVKGDSVSNQGQTFANQDSEVQYSFSGNDQNVSTNVSVSDSSLSWNAASSSSATVSLSINNAAIYGDDSTVYTIKIKDSAGNVIATATKTGSGNVSLSGSNMPQGVYTVEITSNNSVTQTTTFNFIPHPSGGNKEVALGTVNVVPKKSNVIGSIQGPGGSPNPIPGAVVNFRPATVQPPSSLAYLTMLPGDDTETVNLRNAAKNWMIQACNNVAADVCKNACAADGYQVSCIITNQGNGPWTYDSYANKVYEVSGTNLTFAAAAGKWDYYISAPGYENTAVNTMILNGQDVTVPAITMVTSDKRSQIQGSVTVLDKLSGASNYTPNASVSGLFAVMLGNTDSSGNPVAHVAVTVGGAFAYDGNSKVVPLTNVTDLNGDGVVDSTDRIMYAVGAYQSAPKLSAASFVAGAGVSNSVDTTGGTYNFKQSSYQIMIVDPMGHILTTPVQADNSLVATNTYTDGNAVLNLSGINGINVLHESRRKISGTVSDAISTGAVDGAVITLGTMDSNNQFQANVRRDCTLASAPSGDSASCTLPSNRLSAGSDQIVPTVTTDANGNYTFTNVDPGSYVLKISKNGIDTYIPVTVTSTGDAVVNAQIVTSSGRGNLTGSVKTTTSGGNLVNFTGTYNLEIIHPTFGTRPTAGVQPASLTSGPTTFTNVPTYNVFSVNAGAWKVRFVSAGYVTVEGNVNIQANATTTFDIITMVPGYQPPANVSGRVLSAMTNQGVAGLTVRIRSGVNSTSGDYLSGISSVTTSSDGSYAIPSVPAGNYTMEVSGAGYITTYRTVVSAGPDTPPNQNVLISPSLGDNEVRIVLSWDASPKDLDSHMEYGSAKPEQVVWNDKSKLGGDLTLDIDVVTGYGPETVTVKGSAWSKARRGYSVYNWTKGQRDSSATAISNSGATVRVFKKQGLVRTYTAGSGQAGLWWQIFCLDANKNIIDVGQAGCSASDFFNAPKN
- a CDS encoding aspartate kinase encodes the protein MSRLVVQKFGGTSVGTPERIQNVAKRIKSYYEKGDSVVVVVSAMGKTTDQLIELSKQVNQSPNKREMDVLLSTGEQVSIAMLAMALEAIGVPAISFTGFQVKIITDGNYSNAKIEMISRHRIEEAIAKKKVVVVAGFQGVDKDDNINTLGRGGSDTSAVALAAALDANECEIYTDVDGVFTADPNKVQGTRMHPQITYDEMLELASLGAGVLHSRSVEFAKNYNVVIHVRSSFNDKPGTLVLSEDKIVEKLRVSGVTVKNDQARVTIPNVPDKPGLAADLFGELASSDIIVDVIVQSSPYNGRNTIAFTIPRKDSEAARAILEKFSNTHDTGSPEIDGKIAILSVVGVGMKSHVGVAAGMFKTLAKKSINIEMISTSEIKISCVIKEEDALTALQEVHSTFIN